A single window of Paroedura picta isolate Pp20150507F chromosome 8, Ppicta_v3.0, whole genome shotgun sequence DNA harbors:
- the CRYGS gene encoding gamma-crystallin S has translation MSKSGSRITFYEGKNFQGRRYECDRDSSDFHNDLSRCNSIRVEGGAWVIYERPNFAGNMYVLTHGDYPEYQRWMGLNDRISSCKYIQMPSGGKYQIQLFEKSDFSGQMHEYMDDCPSIMDQFHFREIHSCKVLEGAWVFYEHPNFRGRQYLLERGDYSKPVEWGATSPMVQSIRRVVE, from the exons ATGTCTAAATCAGGAAGCCGG ATCACCTTCTACGAAGGGAAGAACTTCCAGGGGCGCCGTTACGAATGTGACAGGGACAGTTCGGATTTCCACAATGACCTCAGCCGTTGTAATTCCATCCGCGTGGAAGGAGGTGCCTGGGTGATCTATGAGCGACCAAACTTTGCAGGGAACATGTATGTGCTGACCCACGGGGACTATCCTGAATACCAACGCTGGATGGGCCTTAATGATCGTATCAGCTCATGCAAATACATTCAGATG CCCAGCGGAGGCAAATACCAGATCCAGCTCTTTGAGAAGAGTGACTTCAGTGGCCAAATGCATGAGTACATGGATGACTGCCCTTCCATCATGGATCAATTTCATTTCCGGGAGATCCATTCCTGCAAAGTCCTGGAGGGAGCCTGGGTTTTCTACGAACACCCCAACTTCCGCGGCCGGCAGTACCTTCTGGAGAGAGGAGACTACAGCAAGCCTGTCGAGTGGGGGGCAACTTCCCCAATGGTTCAGTCCATCCGGCGTGTTGTTGAGTAA